The genomic DNA CTCGTCCTCCCGGCTGATGACATAGCCAATCGCCTCTTGGCGGCCAAACGGCACGACCACGCAGTCCCCCACCGTCAGCTCGTCCAAGTCCTCCGGGACGCGATACGTCAAGGGCTGCTTAAGGTCAGGGACTTCCACATTGACGATCAGCGAGGCATACACAGCTCCCATTGTACAGTGCAAATCGGGCTATAATGAGTGCGATGATCTCGACTCCCGAAGAGTGTGTGGCCTTTGTGAACGAAGTCGGGCTCTGTGCGTGGAGCCCGGGGACGCCGCTGCCGTCTGTGGCCGAGAACACTCCCTGGGGCGATCAGGCGATGCTCCACACCTGGTTCTGGAAAGACGATCTTCATATCGAGAAGCGGCTCTACTACGGCCAGCTCTGGGGCGCGGGGACTCCGGTCTTTGTGTCTTTAGAGCTCCTCCCCACCCTCATCGCTGCACAGGGGGACTGTGACCCGCGCGATCTTTACGAGAAGAACCGCCTCACCCGAGTCGCGCTGACCTTGTGTGAGCACATCGAGGCCCAGGGACCGTGCGCCAAGAAGAGCCTCCCGTATCCCCCCAACACGAGCCAGACGCCCCCGCTTGTCCAGCTCCAGCAGCACTTTCTCATCACCAAGGTCGGGCTCACGGGGCGTGGGCGTGGGACCTATGGCTACCTCTGGGGGAGCTGTAGCGGATTTTTCCCTGATGCATTCGCGCAGGCGAGCCGACTTGGGGTCGCAGCGGCACGCCAGCAGCTTGCCCAGCGCACGACGCTCTCCGAGGCGCTCCTGCAGAAGTCCCTGCGCTGGCAGAGGCTGGACTAGCCCATGCTTGCCACCCAGCGAGATAGCCCTGCCTACGCCGCGCTCCGTGACAAGCTCAAGGGCCAGCAGCTTCCCCAAGACGAGGTACTGCGGTGCCTGGCTGGTCTTAGCCCTGACCTGGCTGCAGGCTACCTGAGCGCCTGTCTCGCCGAGGAGCGCACACAGCGCCAGCGCCAGGAACGGCTGGTCATCGGGCTCTCGCTGATCGGACTGGTCCTTTGGATCGCCCTCAATGGCTCGGGGGGCTACATGACCGCAAGCGACTGGGCAATCCTTCTGTTTGGCCCCTTGCTGATCGTCGTGGCTGCTGTCCTCGGAGCGCGACGCTTCCGACCGCTTCGCCACAATGCGCTCACGGGTCTACGGAGCGTTGTCACCGATGTTCACGAAAAAGAGAGCCTGCAGGCACTGTGCAGTGCCGCCCAGCTGGTCGATGGCGCGCGGCATCCTTGGGAGGCGGAGGTGGAGCGGCTGCTCCGTCAGCGAATCGCGCAGATTCTGGTGCGGCTCTCCGCAGATGACGGGGCCCTCCTGCCCGAGAGTAGCCGGCAGTTTTTGCTTCAAGCGATTGAGGACAACCGGAGCCCGGAGCTGACAACCAGCGCCTTGTTGGTCTTGGGCTCTGCGCAGGAGGTGGCGGTCCTTCCCCTCGCGGAGACTCTTCTGCGCTCCAGCCTCACCGAGTCGGTACGTGAGGCGGCAACGGAGTGCCTCGCGGAGCTCCGTCGCTCTCCTTAGGCCCTAGCGGTGGATGAGAAGGAGGCCGTCTTCTTCGAGGCTCTCCAAGAGTTTTATGGCAGCAAACTCAGCAAACAACGGACCAATCTCCGACGAGTAGCGTCCCACCCGGTCGCACTCCAGCTGTAGAAGCATGCTCTCGCGGCTCTGAGCACCGACAGGAACCCGCGTCCCCGTACGCACCGCTGCCGTGAGTTGCGCGACAAGCTCCAGTGGCTGTCCCTGTATAAATCGTCCCTCTGAGGTTACTATCCGCATTGTGCCTGTCCTATATACACCGTAAGAGGCCAAAAAGTTTCCCCTACTTCACGGTTTATCGGCAAAAAGTCACATTTACTTTAGGCTAGCATCCCGAATGCTCAGGAGCCCACGAAGTGCGCTCCGGCCCAATAAATAGGCCATACCCAGGCAAAATAGCACGACGAAAACAGCGAGGGCAGGGATTGCCTTGAGTGGACGAAGCAATAAAACGGCCAGAGCCAAGAAAGCGAGCGCAGAGAGACCATCCAGATACCATCGGCGCGGTTGAGTTTTCTGGAGGGAAGAAGGCATGTTATAATATACCCGTTCGTGGAACAAAATCGGTTCCTCGGACGCCCAAATAACTGTGTCTTCCGACACATAGATCTTTGAAGTTTAGAGGAGCCAACCATGCTTCGTTTCCGTATGATTTCGTCCTTGATTGCTATGAGCACCTTGGGTGTGTTCTCGCTCTCCGCACTGGCACAAGACGCCAAACCGGGTGATAAGAAGCCCGCCGGTAAGATGGCACCTGCTGCCAAGAAAGAAGGCCCAAAGCGCGGCCCAGACGGTAAGTTCGTCAAGGCAGATGCCAAGAAGGACGAGACCAAAAAAGAAGGTCCCAAGCGCGGACCCGATGGCAAGTTCGTCAAGGCGGACACTGCCGGCAAGCCTGCGGAAGCGGGCTCCAAGATGGCCGGTGGCAAGATGGCCGGTGGCTCGAAGATGGCACCTGCAGCCAAGTCCGGTGACAAGCCTGTCTGGGATGCCAAGGCCAACCGCTGGCGCCTGAATGGCAAGTTCATCAAAGAGGAAGAAGCCCTCAAGCTGGGCGGCAAGAAGTAAGTCGCTGCCCAAAATAAGACCGGGGCCTCGTGGCCCCGGTCTTATTTTTTTGTCGCTCGCTTCTCAACAGCGCCCTTCAAGTCCTTGAGATAGGTCTTAAAGCCGTACTTTCTCATCTCTGTGTAGGTCTGGGCGAACCCCCACTTACTCTGGGTCACCCGCCAGATCCCGACCATCGCTCCGGTTCGGTCGGCACCGTGCTGGCAGTGGACAAAGACTGGCTCAGACTTCGCGTTCTTGAGGAGCGCCAAGAACTGGGCGACTTGCTTCTCCGTGGGTGCCTCGGCCCCCAGCGGGATGCGAACGCGCTTGAGCCCCAGTGCCTTCACCGCGGCCTCCTCTTCGGCCTGGCCCTTTTTCTCGATCCGCAGGTCGATCACCAGCTTGACCCCTAGGTCTTTGAGCCGCTTGAGACCCGCGGCGGTCGGGGCGGCACCGCGACAGATGCCGGGCTCGACCACCGCGAAGTTAGGTAGGTTTTTCTTGTCTTCTTGCATCTTAGCTCTCAAGGTGCGCGGTATCGTTGACCCGCACCAGTCGGTTGTCTCCCTCGCCCAGCTGGACAACCGAGAGGCTGGTGTTTCCCAGGGTGAAGTAGCGCATTCCCTCCACCGAGTGCCCGGCGGCGGCGGCCAAAATGGCCCGGAGTGCGCCACCGTGTCCCACGACAAGGGCGACTCTTTCCAGCGGGGCAATGGCGTCCAGCACGCGCTCCCAGACACTCTCCTGAGACTCTGCATCGGCGGCGCGCTCATGGCTCCCAGGGGCATACCCCACCTCCGCATGGGTCCTGCCCTCCCATGAGCCAAACCCCCGCTCCCGGAGGCGTGAGTCGGTCTGGAGGGCAAGCCCGGTCTCAAGAAGCGTCGCCGTCTCAACAGCTCGGGAGAGGTCTGAGGCGACCAACCGCTCGGGACGTGGGAGCCCTCCCCGCTCCCAGAGCCGCTGGAGGCGGTCCCGTAGCAAGCGTGCTTGTGCCCGCCCCGTTTCATTGAGCGGGACATCGCACTGCCCCTGCCAGCGGTTCTGCGCGTTCCAGTCGGTCTCACCGTGCCGCACCAATAAAAGTGTCTTGGGCATTACGGTGGTGGCGGCATCAGCGCGGGCTTGGAGCCATCGTCGGGCGGGGGCGGTAGCTTCACAACACCCTTAAGCGCCTCGACCAGCCGCCGGTAGCCCGTAATGATCGAGACCTGATGGGTTTGCTTGTCATGGACGATAAAGGTCGGGGTCTGCGAGACCCCCGCAGCGATTCCCGCCTCTTTGTCCGCATCCACGAGCTTATTGAGGGCGGCGTCCTTGCGCTGAGCCTCAAATGCCGCCATGTCCACTCCGGTCGCCTGGACCGCCTTGACGATCATCTCCTCGGTTAGGTCCTCTTTGGGGCCTTTCATCAGGTTCGCGTAGACGTCCCAGAACTTCCCCTGCTTTGCACAGAACTCTGCAGCCATCGCCGCGGGGCGAGCAAACGGGTGCGGCTCATCGAGCGGGTAGTGCCGAAACCCGAAGTACACCTCGGGAAACTCTTTTCCAAAGAGCTTAACCCCGGAGTCGTAGGCAAACCGGCACGACGGGCACTGGAAGTCCGCAAACTCGATAATCGTTATGCGCGCATCCGGGTTGCCCTTGAAGTGCTGGGTGGTCTTCTTCAAACCATCGAACTTCGCCTCGTCTAAGGGAGCCGGAGTCGGGCTGGGGGTTGGTGGGGTCTCCGGGACGCCATCCTTATTGAAGACCAGAAAGCCTGCTCCCAGCGCAACAATGGCTCCCATGATTGCAAAAAGTTTTTGCTCTGATTTCATGATTTCTTTGTCGTTCCACCGACAAGGGGCCGAAGCCAGTCGGTCAAGAGTAGTAGGAATATACCCGCAATGATGCCCTGGCTGGTCATGCACCACTTGCAAATCTGACGGAGAATATTGACCTCGATGTAGGTGAGCCAGAGAGAGAACCCCAGCGCTCCCACGGCGAGAGCCAAGCTGACCCCCAAGATCTGCCGGCTGCGCTTGAGGTCGTCGGTGCCGGTCCGCAGGAACGAGAGCGCGGCGAGGGCGAGATAGCCAAAGGTCCCCCACATCGCCACCGGGGGGCCGTCCCCCACGGGAAATCGAGAGTACTTGCTCAGCGCGACACCCGCACAGGGCGATGGTGCACCATGGGTCTCGCCACAGGGAATGTCAAGAGGATGAGAGTGCATGCTCCACATGTAGGCGGCGACAACGAGCCCGAAGATGGAGAGGATAAAGACAACGCGATTGAGTACCATCAAACGAACCTCCTTTCTACGTCGCCTATTGTACCGTGGCCCCGCCTTGGAAGTTCCCTCTCCCCTTTGTCTTGGCGTTTTGGCGCGGTAGAATGTCCGATGTGACCATTGAAGAGCAAGTTGAACTCCTCGCGCGCGGCGCGAGCCTTATCGTCCCTGAGAACGGCCTGAAAGCCAAGCTAGAGAAGTCCGCCAAGACCGGTAAGCCCCTCATCGTCAAGCTTGGGCTCGATCCCACTGCGCCCGATATCCACCTCGGCTTTGCGGTGGTCCTGCGCAAGATGCGCCAGTTTCAGGACCTGGGCCACCGTGTGACCATTATTATCGGGGACTACACCACCCTGATCGGGGACCCATCGGGGCGCTCCGCCACCCGCCCGATGCTCTCGTCCGAGCAGATCGCCGAGAACGCCGCGACCTATGTCGAGCAGCTCTCCGTCATCCTCGACCGGGAGAAGACCGATGTCCGCTTCAACTCCGAGTGGCTGGGCAAGCTCAGCTTCGCAGACCTGGTCAAGCTCACCAGCAAGATCACGGTCGCGCAGGTGCTCACTCGCGACGATTTTAAGAAGCGCTGGGACGCCAGCCAGCCGATCTCTCTCCACGAGCTCCTCTACCCCCTCGCCCAAGGCTACGACTCCGTGGCGATCCAGGCCGATGTGGAGATGGGGGGGCTGGATCAGACCTTCAACATCCTCACGGGCCGCGAGCTCCAGAGCGACCCAGAGATCGGACAGGACCCGCAGATTGGCTTCTTCATGCCGCTCCTGGTCGGCTTAGACGGTCAGAAAAAGATGAGCAAGAGCCTGGGCAACTACATTGGAATCGCCGAGCCCGCGCTGAGTCAGTACTCCAAGGTCATGAGCCTCGGCGATGAGCAGATGTCG from Armatimonas rosea includes the following:
- a CDS encoding AlkZ-related protein — its product is MISTPEECVAFVNEVGLCAWSPGTPLPSVAENTPWGDQAMLHTWFWKDDLHIEKRLYYGQLWGAGTPVFVSLELLPTLIAAQGDCDPRDLYEKNRLTRVALTLCEHIEAQGPCAKKSLPYPPNTSQTPPLVQLQQHFLITKVGLTGRGRGTYGYLWGSCSGFFPDAFAQASRLGVAAARQQLAQRTTLSEALLQKSLRWQRLD
- a CDS encoding fused DSP-PTPase phosphatase/NAD kinase-like protein; its protein translation is MQEDKKNLPNFAVVEPGICRGAAPTAAGLKRLKDLGVKLVIDLRIEKKGQAEEEAAVKALGLKRVRIPLGAEAPTEKQVAQFLALLKNAKSEPVFVHCQHGADRTGAMVGIWRVTQSKWGFAQTYTEMRKYGFKTYLKDLKGAVEKRATKK
- a CDS encoding histidine phosphatase family protein — protein: MPKTLLLVRHGETDWNAQNRWQGQCDVPLNETGRAQARLLRDRLQRLWERGGLPRPERLVASDLSRAVETATLLETGLALQTDSRLRERGFGSWEGRTHAEVGYAPGSHERAADAESQESVWERVLDAIAPLERVALVVGHGGALRAILAAAAGHSVEGMRYFTLGNTSLSVVQLGEGDNRLVRVNDTAHLES
- a CDS encoding DsbA family protein, which encodes MKSEQKLFAIMGAIVALGAGFLVFNKDGVPETPPTPSPTPAPLDEAKFDGLKKTTQHFKGNPDARITIIEFADFQCPSCRFAYDSGVKLFGKEFPEVYFGFRHYPLDEPHPFARPAAMAAEFCAKQGKFWDVYANLMKGPKEDLTEEMIVKAVQATGVDMAAFEAQRKDAALNKLVDADKEAGIAAGVSQTPTFIVHDKQTHQVSIITGYRRLVEALKGVVKLPPPPDDGSKPALMPPPP
- a CDS encoding vitamin K epoxide reductase family protein, producing the protein MVLNRVVFILSIFGLVVAAYMWSMHSHPLDIPCGETHGAPSPCAGVALSKYSRFPVGDGPPVAMWGTFGYLALAALSFLRTGTDDLKRSRQILGVSLALAVGALGFSLWLTYIEVNILRQICKWCMTSQGIIAGIFLLLLTDWLRPLVGGTTKKS
- the tyrS gene encoding tyrosine--tRNA ligase, with amino-acid sequence MSDVTIEEQVELLARGASLIVPENGLKAKLEKSAKTGKPLIVKLGLDPTAPDIHLGFAVVLRKMRQFQDLGHRVTIIIGDYTTLIGDPSGRSATRPMLSSEQIAENAATYVEQLSVILDREKTDVRFNSEWLGKLSFADLVKLTSKITVAQVLTRDDFKKRWDASQPISLHELLYPLAQGYDSVAIQADVEMGGLDQTFNILTGRELQSDPEIGQDPQIGFFMPLLVGLDGQKKMSKSLGNYIGIAEPALSQYSKVMSLGDEQMSMYFLLCTDVPVAAFEEILKAPNPMEAKHRLATEIVTIYHGPDEAQAASAEWKRIHSARQFPSDAPELVVPESPINIVALVRHAGFAPSNGEARRLIEQGGVKLNGEKISDPAALITITDNAEFQVGRKNFARLKL